From Struthio camelus isolate bStrCam1 chromosome 29, bStrCam1.hap1, whole genome shotgun sequence, a single genomic window includes:
- the CCNB1IP1 gene encoding E3 ubiquitin-protein ligase CCNB1IP1: MRSSGPRFPALFAVRGEARLPSLPRRAARRRQRLRRPSRRLGCFSLCAQPAARPMAVCEDLLLCNYRKCRAKLAGYAWVTACSHIFCDPHGSGEFSRSPAVCPACGSALSGKLDIVRTELSPSEEYKAMVLAGLRPEVVLDISSRALAFWTYQVHQERLYQEYAFSQAEGRLRQAERACAQRLQGKEAEVAAVKSEVASLKRVLEEYKGKFTALSERLMERNRQYQKLQGLYDGLRLRNMAAAGRDLPASASLTGAVAVATPPGAFGPLFGASPPPAAGGSFFPFGSPGGGAGEPAPPPGGPAPRRR, translated from the exons atgcgcagtaGCGGCCCTCGCTTTCCCGCCCTTTTTGCCGTGAGGGGAGAAGCGCGCCTCCCTTCCCTCCCGCGAAGGGCGgcgaggaggcggcagcgcctcCGCCGTCCCTCCCGCCGCCTTGGGTGCTTCTCCCTCTGCGCCCAG cccgccgcccggcccatGGCGGTGTGCGAGGACCTGCTGCTGTGCAACTACCGCAAGTGCCGGGCGAAGCTGGCGGGTTACGCCTGGGTGACGGCCTGCTCGCACATCTTCTGCGACCCGCACGGCAGCGGGGAGTTCAGCCGCTCGCCGGCCGTGTGCCCGGCTTGCGGCAGCGCCCTCTCGGGCAAGCTGGACATCGTGCGCACCGAGCTGAGCCCCTCCGAGGAGTACAAAGCCATGGTGTTGGCCGGCCTCCGGCCCGAGGTGGTGCTGGACATCAGCTCGCGCGCGTTGGCCTTCTGGACCTACCAG GTGCACCAGGAGCGCCTCTACCAGGAGTACGCCTTCAGCCAGGCCGAGGGCCGGCTGCGGCAGGCGGAGCGGGCCTGCGCCCAGCGCCTGCAGGGCAAGGAGGCGGAGGTGGCGGCCGTCAAGAGCGAGGTGGCCTCGCTGAAGCGGGTGCTGGAGGAGTACAAGGGCAAGTTCACGGCGCTCTCCGAGCGCCTCATGGAGCGCAACCGCCAGTACCAGAAGCTGCAGGGCCTCTACGACGGGCTGCGCCTGCGCAAcatggccgccgccggccgcgacTTGCCCGCCTCGGCCTCGCTGACGG gtgcGGTTGCCGTGGCGACGCCGCCGGGCGCCTTCGGGCCCCTCTTCggggcctcccctccccccgcggcgggcggcagctTCTTCCCCTTCGGCtccccgggggggggagcgggcgagccggccccgccccccggaggccccgccccgcgccgccgctag